Proteins from a single region of Streptomyces sp. Tu 3180:
- a CDS encoding DUF4287 domain-containing protein: MTDTAKGPASYFPSIEKKYGRPITEWKDLIRSSPLAKHMELVNWLKAEHGLGHGHANALVAHTLAETRGE; this comes from the coding sequence ATGACCGACACCGCCAAGGGCCCTGCCAGCTACTTCCCCTCCATCGAGAAGAAGTACGGCCGCCCGATAACGGAGTGGAAGGACCTCATCCGCTCCTCGCCGCTGGCCAAGCACATGGAACTCGTCAACTGGCTCAAGGCCGAACACGGCCTGGGCCACGGCCACGCCAACGCCCTCGTCGCCCACACCCTCGCGGAGACCCGCGGCGAGTAG
- a CDS encoding DUF192 domain-containing protein: MARWRDGHGKLTVRGEAGGGTLVRVPLEIATSYRARTKGLLGRDSLDGALLLSPAGSVHTFRMRMPIDVAYLDRRLTVIAVRTMPPGRLGLPRLRARHVIEAEAGAMEGWGLRVGVRVEVEREQEREGE, from the coding sequence ATGGCGCGCTGGCGTGACGGGCACGGGAAGTTGACCGTGCGGGGGGAGGCGGGGGGAGGGACGCTCGTGCGCGTTCCCCTGGAGATCGCGACCTCCTACCGGGCCCGCACCAAGGGGTTGCTGGGGCGGGACTCCCTCGACGGGGCGCTGCTGCTCTCCCCCGCCGGCAGCGTGCACACCTTTCGTATGCGCATGCCGATCGACGTCGCCTATCTCGATCGCCGTCTCACCGTCATCGCCGTACGCACCATGCCACCGGGGCGGCTCGGGCTGCCCCGGTTGCGGGCACGGCACGTGATCGAGGCCGAGGCGGGTGCCATGGAGGGGTGGGGGCTGCGGGTCGGGGTGCGGGTGGAGGTGGAGCGGGAGCAGGAGCGGGAGGGAGAGTGA
- a CDS encoding OmpA family protein: MIRTRVILAGSLAAFLVVGVGVTYADDGPSVPPGTEATASAPVEVDGNDPDLKLPEGATLAAAKVLDIKTVVEDQSGDERREDTNSDVKFALQAEVLFGKDSAKLGAQAKARITAIADEIKAQNATRIRVFGFTDDLGSSAHGDVLSRQRANAVHGILEQELNDSNVTYEVRGYGEQYPIADNSTEAGRKKNRRVEISFPRTES, encoded by the coding sequence ATGATCCGTACGCGCGTAATTCTCGCCGGGAGCCTTGCAGCCTTCCTGGTCGTTGGCGTAGGAGTGACATACGCCGACGATGGCCCCAGTGTCCCTCCCGGCACCGAAGCCACCGCCTCCGCACCGGTGGAGGTGGATGGCAATGACCCGGACCTCAAGCTTCCTGAAGGCGCGACCCTCGCTGCCGCCAAAGTCCTCGACATCAAAACCGTCGTGGAGGACCAGAGCGGCGACGAGCGCCGCGAGGACACCAACTCCGACGTGAAGTTCGCGCTCCAGGCCGAGGTGCTGTTCGGCAAGGACAGCGCGAAACTCGGCGCGCAGGCGAAGGCCCGTATCACCGCCATCGCGGACGAGATCAAGGCCCAGAACGCCACCAGGATCCGCGTCTTCGGCTTCACCGACGACCTCGGCTCCTCCGCGCACGGCGACGTCCTGTCCCGTCAGCGTGCGAACGCCGTGCACGGCATCCTGGAGCAGGAGCTGAACGACTCCAACGTCACCTACGAGGTGCGCGGCTACGGCGAGCAGTACCCGATCGCCGACAACTCGACGGAGGCCGGCCGCAAGAAGAACCGCAGGGTCGAGATCTCCTTCCCCCGCACGGAGAGCTAG
- a CDS encoding type VII secretion target, whose amino-acid sequence MAERLAVDGGELGRFMKSLRKSATSLRGVRKALADATVTGLGTDDLDEACQDFQEDWKHGAEEIGKQTEDLAEIIGKSRDGYLEVDRALEEALRQARDGGEGGGAGK is encoded by the coding sequence ATGGCGGAGCGACTGGCGGTCGACGGTGGTGAACTCGGTCGGTTCATGAAGTCGCTGCGGAAATCGGCGACTTCACTCAGAGGCGTACGCAAGGCGCTCGCCGACGCGACCGTCACCGGGCTCGGTACGGACGATCTCGACGAGGCCTGCCAGGACTTCCAGGAGGACTGGAAGCACGGCGCCGAGGAGATCGGCAAGCAGACGGAGGACCTCGCCGAGATCATCGGCAAGAGCCGGGACGGCTACCTCGAGGTCGACAGAGCCCTGGAAGAGGCGCTCCGGCAGGCGCGCGACGGGGGCGAGGGCGGGGGTGCCGGGAAGTGA
- a CDS encoding Tox-REase-5 domain-containing protein: protein MSSIGGGAEAGAVWPAGPGGRRDMPRPLSWALLLVHTLFALTVLGGVGLLLTAASLDAVDGALLAHVAYAAAPGALGWWLARRSWEGGARVRTGLIAVQAWLVLGSVSNLADGSARGLTQLLFPLLILFLLTRPESRAWYRLAAPDRPERRSFSPARLIRWRRDEGQTAVEYAGLVAVVAAIITALVVSGLGTQILTGIQAQVCRVTGTACPAPAGGDDGQVTAEGGDGDGQGDTGGSDTPGDTGTGGTGNPGGDPGGADPGQDAEARNPGGDEDPPAVDPVDPVAAADEIDEPPYEDPTTDGDGSGDGDDGGEGDDEGCFSGFGAFLGCAGDQIKQVGQGLFVDGVWGDLTGIWDVVTSPVDTWNGLMDYGRSLGDDWWNDTADARDRWDDGDYLGAILDWGGASLGTGGTVLFDSFVGDDVVDQWNEGNETRAVTTVIWNVGSLFIPGYGEAKIVEKIGSLGRLSKVVDDATEAARDARRAAEAGDLEALEDAARRADEAADEAEEAARRTGCAISAPARGIPYGEGPHPGLPGLGGGPGTGTTVLAGGPSARSPYVVLAEGGCDEEAREQAEAARAQERRAYLERKRAEEPERARQALENKKQWPDPERNDTGDPRNYNPPDWAENLRSRTYGDADDGDGFWASRDRNPKPGWKNESWLRYQEQVTGTQRGYEYVVPHTDPDVPDVEFDGWDSSRQTYLEAKNGYDSFLSADRTELTPSGRERLLTEARRQVEAARGKDVEWHFSNEEVADAARDAFEDAGLDIEVVHTAPEPVAGDRRPEAFD, encoded by the coding sequence ATGTCCTCGATCGGGGGAGGCGCGGAGGCCGGGGCCGTGTGGCCGGCCGGACCCGGAGGGCGGCGGGACATGCCCCGGCCGTTGTCGTGGGCCCTCCTGCTCGTCCACACGCTCTTCGCCCTCACCGTGCTCGGCGGCGTGGGCCTGCTCCTCACCGCGGCGTCCCTCGACGCGGTGGACGGCGCGCTGCTCGCCCACGTGGCGTACGCGGCCGCTCCCGGCGCGCTCGGCTGGTGGCTGGCCCGCCGCTCCTGGGAGGGCGGCGCCAGGGTCCGGACGGGACTGATCGCCGTACAGGCGTGGCTGGTCCTCGGCTCGGTGTCCAACCTCGCCGACGGATCGGCCCGTGGCCTCACCCAGCTCCTGTTCCCCCTCCTGATCCTGTTCCTCCTGACCCGCCCGGAGAGCCGCGCCTGGTACCGCCTCGCCGCACCGGACCGGCCGGAACGCCGCTCCTTCTCACCGGCCCGGCTGATCCGCTGGCGCCGGGACGAGGGCCAGACGGCGGTGGAGTACGCGGGCCTGGTCGCGGTCGTCGCGGCGATCATCACCGCGCTCGTCGTCAGCGGCCTGGGCACGCAGATCCTCACCGGCATCCAGGCCCAGGTGTGCCGCGTCACCGGCACGGCCTGCCCCGCGCCCGCCGGGGGGGACGACGGCCAGGTCACCGCGGAGGGCGGCGACGGGGACGGGCAGGGGGACACCGGCGGAAGCGACACCCCAGGAGACACCGGGACCGGCGGCACCGGGAACCCGGGCGGCGACCCCGGGGGAGCCGACCCCGGCCAGGACGCGGAGGCCAGGAACCCCGGCGGGGACGAGGACCCGCCCGCCGTCGATCCCGTCGACCCCGTGGCCGCCGCGGACGAGATCGACGAGCCCCCGTACGAAGACCCGACCACCGACGGAGACGGCAGCGGCGACGGAGACGACGGCGGCGAGGGCGACGACGAGGGCTGCTTCTCCGGCTTCGGCGCCTTCCTCGGATGCGCCGGCGACCAGATCAAGCAGGTCGGTCAGGGCCTCTTCGTCGACGGCGTCTGGGGCGACCTCACCGGCATCTGGGACGTGGTCACCAGCCCCGTCGACACCTGGAACGGCCTGATGGACTACGGCCGTTCGCTCGGGGACGACTGGTGGAACGACACCGCGGACGCCCGCGACAGGTGGGACGACGGCGACTACCTCGGCGCGATCCTGGACTGGGGCGGCGCCTCGCTCGGCACCGGCGGCACGGTCCTGTTCGACTCGTTCGTCGGCGACGACGTCGTGGACCAGTGGAACGAGGGCAACGAGACCCGGGCCGTCACCACCGTCATCTGGAACGTCGGGTCCCTGTTCATCCCCGGCTACGGCGAGGCCAAGATCGTCGAGAAGATCGGCTCGCTCGGCCGGCTGAGCAAAGTCGTCGACGACGCCACCGAGGCCGCCCGGGACGCGCGGCGAGCGGCCGAGGCCGGCGACCTCGAGGCGCTGGAGGACGCCGCACGGCGCGCCGACGAGGCGGCGGACGAGGCGGAGGAGGCGGCCCGCCGGACGGGCTGCGCCATCTCCGCGCCCGCCCGCGGGATCCCGTACGGCGAGGGACCGCACCCCGGCCTCCCCGGCCTCGGCGGAGGACCCGGCACGGGCACCACCGTGCTCGCCGGCGGACCGTCCGCGCGCAGCCCGTACGTCGTCCTGGCGGAGGGCGGCTGCGACGAGGAGGCCAGGGAGCAGGCGGAGGCGGCCCGCGCGCAGGAGCGCCGGGCCTACCTGGAGCGCAAGCGCGCCGAGGAGCCGGAGCGCGCCCGGCAGGCGCTGGAGAACAAGAAGCAGTGGCCGGACCCCGAGCGCAACGACACCGGCGACCCGCGCAACTACAACCCGCCGGACTGGGCGGAGAACCTGCGCAGCCGCACGTACGGCGACGCCGACGACGGCGACGGCTTCTGGGCCAGTCGCGACCGCAACCCCAAGCCGGGCTGGAAGAACGAGTCGTGGCTGCGCTACCAGGAACAGGTCACCGGCACGCAGCGCGGATACGAGTACGTCGTCCCGCACACCGACCCCGACGTGCCGGACGTCGAGTTCGACGGCTGGGACTCCTCGCGCCAGACCTACCTCGAGGCCAAGAACGGCTACGACAGCTTCCTGAGCGCGGACCGCACGGAGCTCACCCCGTCCGGCAGGGAACGCCTGCTGACCGAGGCCCGCAGGCAGGTCGAGGCCGCGCGCGGCAAGGACGTCGAGTGGCACTTCTCCAACGAGGAGGTGGCCGACGCGGCCAGGGACGCGTTCGAGGACGCCGGCCTGGACATCGAGGTCGTCCACACCGCGCCCGAACCGGTCGCCGGCGACCGGCGACCCGAGGCGTTCGACTGA
- a CDS encoding type II secretion system F family protein — translation MDLQNLITLTTGVTLLTCVLAVVGVHSYATGKAQRQALVDRLSATGQIPVAGRRRHFPTLDRRLRRTGFGRKLELRLMATGLDITPGEFFAAMLATVAGLWLVGQATLAPFFGPIAGLLGIWVAVQFLNWQRQKRIEKFINQLPELARILANATQAGLALRTAIGMAAEELEAPAGEELSKVANQLAVGASMDDALGELADRLPSRELVVLVTTLVLSNRAGGQVVSALRNLTETLEERKETRREVRTQLSQVSMTSYAVPVLGVGSLFLMNGVKDGALERMTGSPAGQAAVIIAFGLYAVGFVLIRRLSRIDV, via the coding sequence ATGGATCTGCAGAACCTGATCACGCTGACCACCGGCGTCACGCTGCTGACCTGCGTCCTCGCGGTCGTCGGCGTGCACTCCTACGCCACCGGCAAGGCACAGCGGCAGGCGCTGGTGGACCGGCTGTCGGCCACCGGCCAGATCCCGGTCGCCGGCCGCCGGCGCCACTTCCCCACCCTGGACCGCCGTCTGCGCCGCACCGGGTTCGGCCGGAAGCTGGAACTGCGCCTGATGGCCACCGGCCTGGACATCACCCCCGGCGAGTTCTTCGCCGCCATGCTCGCCACGGTCGCAGGCCTCTGGCTCGTCGGCCAGGCGACCCTCGCCCCCTTCTTCGGCCCGATCGCCGGGCTGCTCGGCATCTGGGTGGCGGTCCAGTTCCTCAACTGGCAGCGCCAGAAGCGCATCGAGAAGTTCATCAACCAACTCCCCGAACTGGCCCGCATCCTGGCCAACGCCACCCAGGCCGGTCTGGCCCTGCGGACGGCGATCGGCATGGCGGCGGAGGAACTGGAGGCCCCCGCCGGGGAGGAACTGTCCAAGGTCGCCAACCAGCTGGCGGTCGGCGCCTCGATGGACGACGCGCTCGGCGAACTCGCCGACCGCCTCCCCTCCCGCGAACTGGTCGTCCTGGTCACCACCCTGGTGCTGTCCAACCGGGCGGGCGGCCAGGTGGTGAGCGCGCTCAGGAACCTGACCGAGACGCTGGAGGAACGCAAGGAGACGCGGCGGGAGGTGAGGACGCAGCTCTCCCAGGTCAGCATGACCTCGTACGCCGTCCCCGTCCTCGGCGTCGGCTCCCTCTTCCTGATGAACGGCGTGAAGGACGGCGCCCTGGAGCGCATGACCGGCTCCCCGGCCGGCCAGGCCGCGGTGATCATCGCCTTCGGGCTCTACGCCGTCGGCTTCGTCCTCATCCGCCGCCTGTCCCGCATCGACGTCTGA
- a CDS encoding DUF5936 domain-containing protein — translation MALLLALAMGLGVWGVFAGIRMYRAEAKLPGDLALALEVGSTRTGAVDSLVDRMGMRYAPAVLRLMGPKQVARYRRKIDLAGNPGGLTLDRYAARRAVYGALGGVGFLVFLMRGQLFVALLLLAFGAFWTEVGIWSAIRIRKDVIERTLPDFLDVLAVVVSAGLGFRQALDRVASKYEGPWADELRITLRQMDLGMSRRQAFAELRRRNDSEQVAMFVTALQQGEELGAPIVDTLVSLAKDMRRTDAQNARRKAARAVPKATMMITTFMVPATMILLGAGLILGSGTDFGSITGE, via the coding sequence ATGGCACTTCTGCTCGCACTGGCCATGGGCCTCGGTGTCTGGGGCGTCTTCGCCGGCATCCGCATGTACCGGGCCGAGGCGAAACTCCCCGGGGACCTGGCCCTCGCCCTGGAGGTCGGCTCCACCCGCACCGGCGCGGTCGACTCGCTCGTCGACCGCATGGGCATGCGCTACGCCCCCGCCGTGCTGCGCCTCATGGGCCCCAAGCAGGTCGCCAGGTACCGCCGCAAGATCGACCTCGCGGGCAACCCCGGCGGCCTCACCCTCGACCGCTACGCCGCCCGCCGCGCCGTCTACGGCGCCCTCGGCGGCGTCGGCTTCCTGGTCTTCCTCATGCGCGGCCAGCTCTTCGTGGCCCTGCTGCTGCTCGCCTTCGGGGCGTTCTGGACGGAGGTCGGCATCTGGTCGGCGATCCGCATCCGCAAGGACGTGATCGAGCGGACGCTGCCGGACTTCCTGGACGTGCTGGCGGTCGTGGTGAGCGCCGGGCTCGGATTCCGCCAGGCACTGGACAGGGTGGCCTCGAAGTACGAGGGTCCCTGGGCCGACGAACTGCGCATCACCCTCCGCCAGATGGACCTGGGCATGAGCCGCCGCCAGGCCTTCGCGGAACTGCGCCGCCGCAACGACTCCGAACAGGTCGCCATGTTCGTCACCGCGCTGCAGCAGGGCGAGGAACTGGGCGCGCCGATCGTCGACACGCTGGTGTCCCTGGCCAAGGACATGCGCCGCACGGACGCCCAGAACGCCCGCCGCAAGGCCGCCCGCGCGGTCCCCAAGGCCACCATGATGATCACCACGTTCATGGTCCCGGCCACCATGATCCTCCTCGGCGCCGGCCTGATCCTCGGCTCCGGCACCGACTTCGGCTCGATCACGGGCGAGTAG
- a CDS encoding response regulator transcription factor: protein MQPPPNPFENVPPPAALRVVVADDNPVVRAGLTALLTGRADITVVAEAADGREAYEAAHSHRPDVVLLDVRMPGVDGISALPHLVRIAPVVMLTYSREAEVVQEALRRGAGGYLVHGEFTADQLVSAVRDVKEGRAHFTSTAAGALLAQLRQEPRTDQVLPDGLGASRTNPGILPGFGPPHAPSSLASAENLSQMQPYVAQSSSGWTGGRPAAPDRSRFRLSTREAEIMDLIASGMNNQQIAAACFISEKTVKNHINRIFAKLHSTSRSQAAAKWLGTAPGSGREVG, encoded by the coding sequence ATGCAACCGCCGCCGAACCCCTTCGAGAACGTCCCCCCGCCCGCCGCGCTCCGTGTCGTGGTGGCCGACGACAACCCGGTGGTCCGCGCCGGCCTGACCGCCCTGCTCACCGGCCGCGCGGACATCACGGTCGTGGCGGAGGCGGCGGACGGCAGAGAGGCCTACGAGGCGGCCCACTCCCACCGTCCCGACGTCGTCCTCCTCGACGTCCGCATGCCGGGCGTGGACGGCATCTCGGCGCTGCCCCACCTGGTGCGGATCGCCCCGGTCGTGATGCTGACGTACAGCAGGGAGGCGGAGGTCGTCCAGGAGGCGCTGCGCAGGGGAGCGGGCGGCTACCTGGTCCACGGCGAGTTCACGGCCGACCAGCTGGTGTCGGCGGTGCGGGACGTCAAGGAGGGCAGGGCCCACTTCACGTCCACGGCGGCGGGGGCGTTGCTGGCGCAACTGCGTCAGGAGCCCAGGACGGATCAAGTGTTGCCGGACGGGCTGGGCGCCTCGCGCACAAATCCCGGAATCCTACCGGGATTCGGCCCGCCCCATGCCCCGTCCTCACTTGCTTCTGCGGAAAACCTTTCGCAGATGCAACCGTATGTGGCACAGTCGTCGTCTGGGTGGACGGGCGGCCGCCCGGCCGCTCCCGACAGGTCGAGGTTCCGGCTGAGCACGAGAGAGGCGGAGATCATGGACCTCATCGCGTCCGGCATGAACAACCAGCAGATCGCCGCCGCGTGCTTCATCAGCGAGAAGACGGTCAAGAACCACATCAACCGCATCTTCGCCAAGCTCCACAGCACCAGCCGCTCCCAGGCCGCCGCGAAGTGGCTCGGCACGGCACCGGGTTCCGGCCGGGAAGTGGGGTGA
- a CDS encoding pilus assembly protein, protein MSMRAAPPARDRDRGQVTVEFLGMTPTILVTLVVLWQLVLVGYTFTLAGNAADEAVRAGTAAAPGARQGACQEAGLDKLSGAWAGGATVNCTTAGGFVTADVELSVPVLFPGTVSFPFDVEGHAGAVEEEVD, encoded by the coding sequence ATGAGCATGCGGGCCGCACCACCTGCACGCGACCGTGACCGGGGCCAGGTCACCGTCGAGTTCCTCGGCATGACACCGACGATCCTCGTGACGCTGGTGGTGCTGTGGCAGCTCGTACTGGTGGGGTACACGTTCACGCTCGCGGGGAATGCTGCGGACGAGGCCGTGCGGGCGGGGACGGCGGCGGCGCCGGGCGCGCGCCAGGGCGCCTGCCAGGAGGCCGGACTGGACAAGCTGTCGGGAGCGTGGGCGGGGGGAGCGACCGTGAACTGCACGACCGCGGGCGGGTTCGTGACCGCCGACGTGGAGCTGAGCGTCCCCGTCCTCTTCCCGGGCACCGTCTCCTTCCCCTTCGACGTGGAGGGCCACGCGGGCGCCGTCGAGGAGGAGGTGGACTGA
- a CDS encoding pilus assembly protein TadG-related protein, whose translation MTKPRKYGDAGQAFPIYITVVGGLLFLAFAYFAVGQAAANRNDAQTAADAAALAAAQDRRDQLAGAWVQNLLDPTEWQDIFDGESDGLGLSCWRADQLAAQNDATVTSCAPDGTLGYTVVVETNDAVGNSIVPGTEDKKSQETATAVIEPRCAFELPTEEAGDDTLPPLICEGTEWELDPKGPEELLPKPEDLFDVHLAD comes from the coding sequence CTGACGAAGCCCCGTAAGTACGGCGACGCAGGGCAGGCCTTCCCCATCTACATCACGGTGGTGGGGGGCCTGCTCTTCCTCGCGTTCGCGTACTTCGCGGTCGGCCAGGCCGCGGCGAACCGGAACGACGCGCAGACCGCCGCCGACGCGGCCGCGCTCGCGGCAGCTCAGGACCGGCGGGATCAACTCGCGGGTGCATGGGTGCAGAACCTCCTCGACCCGACCGAGTGGCAGGACATCTTCGACGGCGAGTCAGACGGTCTCGGGCTTTCGTGCTGGCGGGCGGACCAGCTTGCGGCACAGAACGATGCGACAGTGACGAGCTGCGCCCCGGATGGAACTCTGGGTTACACGGTCGTGGTCGAGACGAACGACGCCGTGGGGAACTCCATCGTGCCCGGCACGGAGGACAAGAAGTCCCAGGAGACCGCCACCGCCGTGATCGAGCCTCGTTGTGCGTTCGAGCTTCCGACGGAGGAAGCGGGGGATGACACGCTGCCTCCGCTCATCTGTGAGGGCACGGAGTGGGAACTGGATCCAAAGGGCCCCGAGGAGCTGCTGCCGAAACCCGAAGATCTTTTCGACGTCCATCTGGCCGACTGA
- a CDS encoding CpaF family protein → MSLRARINSPEENTGRGEDGHLVASYRAKLLEEIDLAEMSSLAAAERRARLERVLGHIISREGPVLSTVERSQLIRRVVDEALGLGILEPLLEDASITEIMVNGPDAIFVERGGRVEQLPLRFASNDQLMQTIERIVSTVNRRVDESNPMVDARLPSGERVNVIIPPLSLTGAILTIRRFPRSFTLHELIGLGSLDEHMLHLLAGLVQARFNVIVSGATGTGKTTLLNALSGLIPEGERIITIEDSAELQLQQPHVIRLESRPPNVEGKGRVTIRDLVRNSLRMRPDRIVVGEVRGGESLDMLQAMSTGHDGSLATVHANSAEDALMRLQTLASMSDVEIPFVALHDQINSAVDVIVQLTRFADGARRITEIALLESHGGEPYRLATVARFHARPMTADGRIHGAFEYYPLPRRTADRLYMASQPVPQAFGIAQSADQLATREAR, encoded by the coding sequence ATGAGCCTGCGGGCACGCATCAACTCCCCCGAGGAGAACACCGGACGGGGCGAGGACGGCCACCTGGTCGCCTCCTACCGCGCCAAGCTCCTCGAGGAGATCGACCTCGCGGAGATGAGTTCACTCGCCGCGGCCGAGCGCCGCGCGCGGCTGGAGCGCGTGCTCGGCCACATCATCAGCCGCGAGGGCCCGGTCCTGTCGACCGTCGAACGCTCCCAGCTGATCCGCCGGGTCGTCGACGAGGCGCTGGGCCTCGGCATCCTGGAACCCCTCCTGGAGGACGCGTCGATCACCGAGATCATGGTGAACGGCCCCGACGCGATCTTCGTCGAGCGCGGCGGCCGGGTGGAACAGCTCCCGCTGCGGTTCGCCTCCAACGACCAGCTCATGCAGACGATCGAGCGCATCGTCTCCACGGTCAACCGCCGCGTCGACGAGTCCAACCCGATGGTCGACGCCCGCCTCCCCTCCGGCGAGCGCGTCAACGTCATCATCCCGCCGCTGTCCCTGACCGGCGCCATCCTCACCATCCGCCGCTTCCCGCGCTCCTTCACCCTCCACGAGCTCATCGGCCTCGGCTCGCTCGACGAGCACATGCTCCACCTGCTGGCCGGCCTGGTGCAGGCGCGCTTCAACGTCATCGTCTCGGGCGCGACGGGCACCGGGAAGACGACCCTGCTGAACGCCCTCTCCGGCCTGATCCCCGAGGGCGAGCGCATCATCACCATCGAGGACTCCGCCGAACTCCAGCTCCAGCAGCCGCACGTCATCCGTCTGGAGTCCCGCCCGCCGAACGTCGAGGGCAAGGGCCGGGTCACCATCCGCGACCTGGTGCGCAACTCGCTGCGCATGCGCCCCGACCGCATCGTCGTCGGTGAGGTCCGCGGCGGCGAGTCGCTGGACATGCTCCAGGCGATGTCCACCGGCCACGACGGCTCCCTCGCCACCGTCCACGCCAACAGCGCCGAGGACGCGCTGATGCGCCTGCAGACCCTCGCCTCCATGTCCGACGTCGAGATCCCCTTCGTCGCGCTGCACGACCAGATCAACAGCGCCGTCGACGTGATCGTCCAGCTCACCCGCTTCGCCGACGGCGCCCGCCGCATCACCGAGATCGCCCTGCTGGAGAGCCACGGCGGCGAGCCGTACCGGCTGGCCACGGTCGCCCGCTTCCACGCCCGGCCGATGACCGCCGACGGCCGGATCCACGGCGCCTTCGAGTACTACCCGCTCCCGCGCCGCACCGCCGACCGCCTCTACATGGCGAGCCAGCCCGTCCCCCAGGCCTTCGGCATCGCCCAGTCCGCCGACCAGCTCGCCACCCGAGAAGCCAGGTAG
- a CDS encoding TadE/TadG family type IV pilus assembly protein, with translation MPYPPGPRRGLRGPRGPRDRGQAALEYLGFLPVLLIVAMAAVQLGLIAYTAQQAGTAARAGARSASLDRGAGPACTAAVSDWLAGRTDCGAAEGGDEVTVTATIDIPSIVPGWDFGPARKTATMPLDH, from the coding sequence ATGCCGTACCCCCCCGGGCCCCGCCGCGGCCTCCGCGGCCCGCGCGGGCCCCGCGACCGCGGTCAGGCGGCGCTCGAATACCTGGGCTTCCTCCCCGTCCTGCTCATCGTCGCCATGGCCGCCGTACAGCTCGGCCTGATCGCCTACACCGCCCAGCAGGCCGGCACCGCGGCCCGCGCGGGAGCGCGCAGCGCGTCGCTCGACCGGGGCGCCGGACCGGCCTGCACGGCCGCGGTCAGCGACTGGCTGGCCGGCCGCACCGACTGCGGCGCGGCGGAGGGCGGCGACGAGGTGACCGTCACCGCCACGATCGACATCCCCTCGATCGTGCCGGGCTGGGACTTCGGCCCCGCCCGCAAGACCGCCACGATGCCGCTCGACCACTGA
- a CDS encoding histidine kinase, with protein MDIQVNALQALCRQAFGFRLAMIALAAPAALLNAGPGWGTRLVGIAVVVTFMASYLLFRDWERFGPLLLRHPTLLAVDTLFGALLLISAGPDTTLAYVSVCTPLLAGLVYGWRGAAVFASLQGLILLLVYATVEDPHAGPAETLLLPGLCVVAGAVGSSLRNLMLRFGAATRALTTVQARLAVTEAVSAERARLAREMHDSVAKTLHGVALAADGLAGSAGARPVDPALVRQQAELVARSARRAAAESRELLADLRRESDPDQGTDVLVELAARTRDFGARTGLPTTYRPTGGDTVPPVPPAVARQLLTIASEAMENAHRHAGPTRVDVHAGVHGDLLRISVHDDGRGLPPGTNLEQLRRAGHFGLLGMVERAASVGARIRIGRGSHARGTEVRLELPLAAVTAPAPRPAEAAP; from the coding sequence GTGGACATCCAGGTCAACGCCCTCCAAGCCCTGTGCCGGCAGGCGTTCGGCTTCCGCCTGGCGATGATCGCCCTGGCCGCCCCCGCCGCCCTCCTGAACGCCGGCCCCGGCTGGGGCACCCGCCTGGTCGGCATCGCGGTGGTCGTCACCTTCATGGCGTCCTACCTCCTCTTCCGCGACTGGGAACGCTTCGGCCCCCTCCTCCTGCGCCACCCCACACTCCTCGCGGTGGACACCCTCTTCGGCGCCCTGCTCCTGATCTCGGCGGGCCCGGACACGACCCTCGCCTACGTCAGCGTCTGCACCCCCCTCCTGGCGGGCCTGGTCTACGGCTGGCGCGGCGCGGCGGTCTTCGCCTCCCTCCAGGGCCTGATCCTGCTCCTGGTCTACGCGACCGTGGAGGACCCGCACGCGGGCCCGGCGGAGACGCTGCTCCTGCCCGGCCTCTGCGTGGTCGCGGGGGCGGTCGGCTCGAGCCTGCGCAACCTCATGCTCCGCTTCGGCGCGGCGACCCGGGCCCTGACGACGGTCCAGGCCCGCCTGGCCGTCACGGAGGCGGTCAGCGCCGAACGCGCCCGCCTGGCCCGGGAGATGCACGACTCGGTGGCGAAGACCCTGCACGGCGTCGCCCTGGCGGCGGACGGCCTGGCGGGCTCGGCGGGCGCCCGGCCCGTGGACCCGGCCCTGGTGAGGCAGCAGGCGGAACTGGTCGCCCGCTCGGCCCGCCGCGCGGCGGCGGAGTCCCGCGAACTCCTCGCCGACCTGCGCCGCGAGTCGGACCCGGACCAGGGCACCGACGTCCTGGTCGAACTGGCGGCCCGCACGCGTGACTTCGGCGCCCGCACCGGCCTGCCGACGACGTACCGCCCGACGGGCGGCGACACGGTCCCGCCGGTTCCGCCGGCGGTGGCCCGCCAGCTCCTGACCATCGCCTCGGAGGCCATGGAGAACGCCCACCGCCACGCCGGACCGACCCGGGTCGACGTCCACGCGGGCGTCCACGGAGACCTGCTCCGCATCAGCGTCCACGACGACGGCCGCGGCCTCCCGCCCGGCACGAACCTCGAACAACTCCGCCGTGCGGGCCACTTCGGCCTGCTCGGCATGGTCGAACGGGCGGCCTCCGTCGGCGCCCGCATCCGCATAGGCCGTGGCTCGCACGCCCGGGGCACGGAGGTCCGCCTGGAACTCCCCCTGGCGGCCGTGACGGCACCGGCTCCGCGTCCCGCGGAGGCGGCCCCGTGA